The DNA window gacgaCTTTCTGTAAATTgattaggggtatcaaggtgccgaccggtttctcttccaacatcaagagcctggtctccatgaaagacctcgcaatgaccggctacaactcacacgactgccacgtcatgctgacagtgttcctaccaattgtgaTGAGGGTTATCCGTCCAGAGtatgtgaagatggtcatcacacggatgtcatacttctttaaccgcatcacccagaaggtcattgataaggctgagctgcctgccctgaaggagttcatcgcggagaccctttgccagctcgagatgtgctttccaccatcttactttaatattatgccacacctaatgatgcacatggtcgatcagatccagcAACTAGGCCctgtgtacctacaccagatgtggacgtacgagtggttcatgtccaccctcaatagatacgtccataaccgcgcttacccggagggctctaagatcgaggcatacacaacggaggaggccgtgaactagTGTATGCgatacataagagatgggagggtgattgggttgcctgtccatcaccacgaaggcagaacctcagggatggggtgcacgGGCCAAAAAGTACGCACCGATGTACCAAACGAAACGGTGCAacaagctcattacagcatccttcatcagttagtgagcatggagaaatacgtCGAAAAGCACCTGGAGGAgatccacgcagacatgatgggCAGGTCATGGAGCACTGGGTCTAGAACCATCACAAGAACAGCTTTATTGGGTGGCTCAAAGAGCAggacataccccttgaaggatcaGAGGAAGATTCGGAGACAATTAAGAAGCTTATGAAAGGCCCGTCCACCCAAATCACCACGTGGTAAGGCTATGACGTGAAGGGGTACAGGTTCCACatgaaagagaaggacaagaagagtgCGGCAtagaactgcggtgttcgatacgacGGCATCGACGAGTCCACGAGCCAGAGGACGTCATATTTTGGGCAggtcgaagaaatatgggaacttgactatggccaagacctacgcataaccgtcttccggTGCCAGTGGGTCAATCCAAAAGCGATTGCAGTTGACGGTTATGGGCTAACTACCGTGGACCTCCatagtatcggctacaaagatgatcCGTGGGTAGTAGCAACCGATGTCGCACAAGTAGCCTACTATGTCTATCCAGAGAAACCTAAAAGGCACGTGGTTGTGTCGGGAAAGCAGCGGGtcgtgggagctgatggggtccAGAgccccgaacaatacaacaactacgacGAGCTCCAACTTTTTTTcaatcatccaaagaagatcaaggccatcgaggaccgattcaacaagacAAGGACGATGCCCTGGGCCCGCACCGACGGTCAGAAGAGGACCATGAAAGcgcctgcaccaaaatgatatgTATGCCAACCATATGTATGCATCATTTTGTAATATACATATTGTATTGGACTCCATTCAAGATAAGTTGTAACTTATAATTAATATATCCATGGAAACATATAATTAATATATCCATGGAAACATTATTATATAACATCAAAGCTTAAAAACATTTAATTAAAAGTTAACATGCATTATTGTATAATATGAAAGCTTAAAAACATTATATATCTATGTAAAATTGTAAAAATTGCAAAACATTAACCATGGTGGGCAACCTAacatgcccgccgcggttaagatTAACCATGACGGGCATCCCAAAGGGCCCGCCATGGTTAATATTAACCGTGACAGGGTCTTAAAGGGCCCGTCACGGTTAATAGTTGGCTATATATACCTACACCATCCCGAAAACGCCTAAGTCCTCCGCCTCGGTTTCAATTCGACCCCGGAGGGCTGCCCAAATTTTCAACCGCCGCCACCGTGCCCGTCCTCGCCCCTGTCCTCCGCGCCGTGGTGCTCTCGTCCTCCTTCCGTGCCTTGGACGTCGACGGGAACGCGGAGCGGAACCCTAGGTCCATCCGCCGCCGCCCCCATCGCCATTCGCTGCATCCATCAccgtcctcctcctccgtggCTGTGCACCTCCGTCCGCATCCCCGTGCCATCCTCTACGTCGGCCTCCGTCCTCCGCTGTGGTCCTTGAACCCTAGCGCCGCCAGCGCCAGTGTGCTATCCTCCCATCGGCCTCCGCGCGCGTGGGTGCCGTCGAGGGGGAGCCTAGCTCGCCTCGTCTTCCCCGGCTCTCCAAGGGGCTCCGACGTCTTCCCCGCTGCATCCATCGTCTTCCTCGCATGGTTCTTGACCGGAGACGCTGCGGTGCCTTTTACCGTAACTCAGGCGCGATGAGGAGCTGTCACCATGGATACCGCCACCGCCACTGCGTAGAGCTGGCCTAGGGAGTCCGCCGCCATTGCTGTGGATCCAGTAGGGGAACAGGTCACCACCACCATTAGTGGTGGAGGAGAGGGGCATCTCGCAGCCGGCTCCgacatgggaagggccctaccgGCGCCGCCACCGGCAGAGGAGGAGAGGGGCGTCGCAGCCGGCACAAATAGGAGAGGGGAGCAGAAGTCGAGGTCGGATCCGCTAGGGAGGATGACGACCGAGAGGACGTGCCATCTCCCAACCGGCCTCGCCGCCCTTGCCTTGCCGAGCCTCACCGAAGGTCGGGGAAGGGGAGCGACATTGCGTAGCCACGGGTCGGGGTAGGGGCGGGGACGCGCGCTGGCGGTTGGGGAACGAGCAGCTTGGGGCTGTCGTGCCCATGGATCAGGCCGCGCGCTGCCATAGCCATCGGTGTTGGTGGGAGACCGCCGCCGCTTCTATCGGAGGAAGAGGCGGAGCACGGTGGCGAGCACGTCCGGCGCCTACGTCGAAGCTGGTACGGTGGTACCGATGTAGAGGCCGTGCGCAGATCTAGGCGGGGCACCGGCCGTGGAGGGGTGGCCGCGCGGCGCCAGTCGGGCTGCATCACCGTCGTCGCCAGGAATGCTACCGCAGGCCTCCGTCTCTTCGACGCTGGTAGAGATCGGGAATAAATGAGCGAGCTGTATCGGTGAGATCCAACAACAATAGCTAAAAAATAGGACCGATCAATTTTGTTAACGGGTCCACTCTTGTATAATAACCTGCCCATTAGCCTTACGCGGTCTCGTGTGCAGGAACCCACACGTACgtgggagtaactactcctagGGAGTAGAAAAgattttccatatatatatatatatatatgagacaaaTATGAATGGTTATTTAAAATTACTGGATAATTATTCCGCACGTTCAGCTTTTGACATTTTTTTCTTGGGGTCATATTGTCCACCCCTgaacttataccacttgtatgCCCTGCAGAAATGAAATCAAAGTCATTTCCAAAGTCTCTTAGATAATATAGAAATGTTAAAAATAACGCATGACTCACTGATCTAAAATATCGATGTACGTGGCCAGAGCAACACAGAGGGGGAGGAAAAGAGAAAAAGGGTGAAATCGAGGGGAGACGTCGGGGGAAACTCACCTTCCCTCCAATTTGGCCTGAGatgcggaggcggcggcgctccGATTTGGGAAGAATGCGGAGGGGGCGCAACAGGGAGGGAGAGGGGACGAATTGAGGTGGGAAGACAGCTCATCGGCTTCGGCGGCAGCGCGACGGAGGCAGGGACGCAGCGCGACGGAGGCAGGGAGGCAGGGACGCAGCGCTCCCTTGCAGGCCTCGGCATCGCGTGCTCTGAACTCGAGCTCGATGGGTGCACTGGGTCGAGGCCCACGCGGGGTGAAGCAAGGGGTGTGAGGGGAGCCGTGCTGGGCCGCGGCTGGTTCCGGCCCAGGCGGGAAGAGAAGAGAGGGAAAGAAGGAGAGGGAGCTGGGCCGCGGTTGCGTCCTGGTTGGGCCGggaagggaggagagggagagatggAGCCCGAGAGGGCTTTCCCAATTATGAAtcccttttcctttttctgttttgacTCCACACTCCACATATATATCTATTCATGTGTATGAATTTAAAAATATTTGAATACGCATATATAGATTTACATACTGGTGTAAATATGCATTTACGTGTTCATATATGTATATCTATATTCAGTTCCATACACACATATGCGTATATATATTGGAGATGGCTTCACTATTTCCCAGAAAATTACAAGAGGGGGTTTTGGGTTTGGGAATTTCAAGGAGGGAATTTCGGGAGGAAAATGGTGTAGGGTTTTAGGAGAGAAATAAGGGAAGGGTTTCAGGGAAATACTTTCAGTGCCACAAATAAATCCTAGAGCAACACACATATAATCATTCATACGAGCATTTCAAACATTCCAAAAGCAAGTGGAAGGCATATGGTGAATTTTGATGCACGGTTTTGAAAAGGGTTTTTCGAGAACGGTTTCGCGGAAAATATATAGGTCaagttttaatttgttgtaaacttcaaaaagttcaaatttttagtgaattttaaatggatgcaaAACATAGGGTGTTACAGATCTACCCCACTTAGAAGTAATCTCGTCCCCGAGTTTTGAGCAACTAGGGGAAAAACCTAGGAAAGAAATTAGAGAGAAGAactagagggagagagaaaactAATCGGGGAAGGGATTATGACTTTCTATTTGTCTGACAGTGCTGTTCCCAGGGAGCCTTCAGTCTTCTTAGTGAAATACCAGTCTTGTTCCTTGATAACTGTTGGTTGGATCCATTGCCGCTCATATTTCTTTTACCTCTTTCACGTATCCTTCTGCTGATAATCTCCTGACTTCTGATCCTAAAATAATTCCCATTTCCCGGTCCATTTGCTGGTGCTGGATTTGTGATCTGCTCCGTTACATtttccttagcttgcaaagcGGGCTGAGAAGCAGAGGATATGAAAATACTAGTGCCAAAGTCTGAACACAAGGACAATTTCACCATATTATAATTCCAATTCCAAGCGTCCTCCAGGGCAACGCAATAATCTGTTGTACAGAGTCAGTCCTGTGTGTCTCACTGGAAATGATTTTTGGCCAAAGCAACAGCAAGCAGATGGTACACAACTGAAATCTGCGTGCCGGAGATAATGAGTTCCCACTGATCCGATTCCATTCCCACCTCCACAACAAAGATGGCATAATGGAGGTCACCTGCACAAATGAAGTTTACTTCAGAATACGAACCAAGTGACCCTTACGCGAGGGACTATGACAGCACATGTAGGTGCAATGTCTTGCGACAGAAAACAATATATTTACTAGCGTGGGTGCCCACGCTTCGCGTGGGAAGGAGGGTGGGaaaaaaaaggggaaaaaaaaaTTTCGTATTGGGTTTGTACTGTTCCTTATCGGTTTTTACTGTTTTGTTATGGGGGTGGGCACTTTTCATCGTGGAACTGTTCATCGAGGATCCGGTACCCGGTGCTGATGATCTACAATGATCTGAGTCTGGGGCGGCCGATAAACAGTGAAAGCTACAGTGAAATGACACACATTTAAAGTtttatatatagatagatatagatactTGCTTTATTTCTGATCTGGCGGTGGAGCAATCACTCTTCATCTTCAGAAATGTAGTCGATAGTGCGTGACTTGATATGGCTGATCTTGTCGTACTCAGATGAGCTGCTGCCTGTTATCAAGGACTCGTACAACTGCTTCCTGCAAGTCAACTTGAGATATCTTGGTCTTACTGTTGTCACATATTCCGGAACTGTCTCCATGGTGCCGTCCTCCATCTCCATGCTGTCAAGTGCTGGCACTCCTTGTAGTACCTCCACATTTGGGCAGTACAAGATCTTGATTTTCTGCAGCTTAGAGAGATTGCTGATCCTTTGCAGCTTGGGGCTGTTGAATACATGAAGTTCCACAACTGAAGGGAAGTTCTCTATATATGTCAGGTTGCCCAGCTTGTAGAGGTACAGTTCTCTTAGAGC is part of the Miscanthus floridulus cultivar M001 chromosome 9, ASM1932011v1, whole genome shotgun sequence genome and encodes:
- the LOC136480815 gene encoding proline-rich receptor-like protein kinase PERK14; this translates as MPRPARERCVPASLPPSRCVPASVALPPKPMSCLPTSIRPLSLPVAPPPHSSQIGAPPPPHLRPNWREAIVVGSHRYSSLIYSRSLPASKRRRPAVAFLATTVMQPDWRRAATPPRPVPRLDLRTASTSVPPYQLRRRRRTCSPPCSASSSDRSGGGLPPTPMAMAARGLIHGHDSPKLLVPQPPARVPAPTPTRGYAMSLPFPDLR